In the genome of Raphanus sativus cultivar WK10039 unplaced genomic scaffold, ASM80110v3 Scaffold2536, whole genome shotgun sequence, one region contains:
- the LOC130505731 gene encoding protein VACUOLELESS GAMETOPHYTES-like: MSSSRPDQYVVHHFTHIHPLTKVDGYSEFTCGGCKTYGFGKIYRCSSCDYNLHEHCAKCLPTILSFMHPQHELQLVFRGPEQTHHEKRMCDICDEPVEGLFYQCHPCGFDVHPLCTQLPQHVRHVPHPAHLLELSRWGASSTCMVCSGAIRSWRYKCGPCGIDVHMECVNTSAASVATIQQRCYGSQPYYHPSQYYQPYYNHGNANHQGRVDQESTPSIGRRMFGVLMALTVGVVCNIVAGPVSGAFTGGF, encoded by the coding sequence ATGTCTTCGTCGAGGCCAGATCAGTACGTAGTCCATCATTTCACCCACATCCATCCATTAACGAAGGTTGACGGATATAGCGAGTTCACATGCGGTGGCTGCAAAACTTATGGCTTTGGGAAGATCTACCGTTGCTCCTCGTGCGACTACAATCTACACGAACACTGCGCTAAGTGCCTTCCTACCATCCTCAGCTTCATGCATCCACAACACGAGCTCCAACTAGTCTTTAGAGGACCAGAGCAAACGCACCATGAAAAACGAATGTGCGACATCTGCGACGAACCAGTCGAAGGGCTCTTTTACCAATGCCATCCTTGTGGCTTCGACGTCCATCCACTCTGTACACAGCTGCCTCAGCACGTGAGACACGTGCCTCACCCCGCCCATCTTTTAGAGCTGAGTCGCTGGGGAGCGAGCAGCACGTGCATGGTTTGCAGCGGTGCAATCAGGTCTTGGCGGTACAAGTGTGGGCCATGTGGTATAGATGTTCACATGGAATGTGTTAATACATCTGCAGCATCAGTAGCAACAATTCAGCAGAGGTGTTATGGGTCACAACCGTATTATCATCCTTCTCAGTATTACCAGCCTTATTACAATCATGGAAATGCAAACCATCAAGGTCGGGTTGATCAAGAGTCCACTCCGAGCATAGGAAGAAGAATGTTTGGCGTTTTAATGGCTCTAACCGTTGGGGTTGTCTGCAATATTGTCGCTGGGCCGGTCTCTGGTGCCTTTACTGGCGGCTTCTAA